The Dendropsophus ebraccatus isolate aDenEbr1 chromosome 3, aDenEbr1.pat, whole genome shotgun sequence genome includes a region encoding these proteins:
- the LOC138786300 gene encoding acyl-coenzyme A amino acid N-acyltransferase 1-like, with protein MVGLSVSPEISLVDEPVKIQAWGLPPEQVITLRAWLKDEKGRLFYSRAFYKTDMEGKVDLEKSPAIGGDFHGVCPMGLFWALKSNISFLWLRKRDVMRSPFSVHLEVYSSLVLNPLPEESPATTKVIERWYVAPGVQRILIREGRVRGALFLPPGEGPFPGVIDIFGGIGGLVEYRSSLLASRGFAALAVAYFAYDDLPPLFSEVDLKYFQEAAEFLCSHPKVSGDGVGVVGTSKGAEIALSMASYLPQIVATVCINGFNAVHGNNVVYGDILLKGIPNNPERCLITDFWFTSPIGCFGDSRKPEHQGSVIPLEKAKGPILFLVGDKDQICNSLFYAREATARAVKYGKKHVYLQCYPGAGHLLQDPGSPFIPVLQTKFFPFPLTLGGELIAHCKAQERSWKELQEFLMIHLRCPRRNKL; from the exons ATGGTTGGTCTATCAGTTTCTCCTGAAATCTCCTTAGTGGATGAACCAGTGAAGATCCAAGCTTGGGGCCTCCCCCCTGAGCAGGTCATCACTCTACGGGCATGGCTAAAGGATGAGAAGGGGCGGCTATTTTACTCCAGAGCTTTCTACAAGACCGATATGGAAGGGAAGGTCGATCTGGAGAAATCTCCAGCCATTGGTGGAGACTTCCATGGAGTCTGTCCTATGGGCCTATTCTGGGCTCTGAAGTCAAATATTTCATTTCTATGGCTGAGGAAACGTGATGTAATGAGAAGTCCCTTCTCTGTACATCTGGAGGTATACAGCTCATTGGTTTTAAATCCACTTCCAGAAGAGTCTCCTGCTACCACCAAAGTCATTGAAAGATGGTATGTGGCTCCCGGAGTCCAGAGAATACTTATAAGAGAAGGGCGAGTGCGAGGAGCACTTTTTCTTCCACCAG gtgaaggACCCTTTCCAGGAGTTATTGACATCTTTGGAGGTATTGGTGGTCTGGTAGAGTATCGTAGTAGCCTCCTGGCCAGCCGTGGTTTTGCCGCTCTTGCTGTGGCATACTTTGCATATGATGATTTGCCCCCCTTGTTCAGTGAAGTggatttaaaatattttcaagAAGCTGCTGAGTTTCTATGTAGTCATCCAAAG GTGTCAGGTGATGGAGTTGGAGTCGTTGGTACATCAAAAGGAGCTGAGATAGCTTTGTCCATGGCGTCTTACCTAccgcagattgtggctacagtaTGCATCAATGGATTCAATGCTGTCCATGGAAACAACGTTGTTTATGGTGATATCCTTCTGAAAGGCATACCCAACAATCCAGAAAGATGTTTGATTACAGACTTTTGGTTCACCAGCCCTATTGGCTGTTTTGGAGATTCAAGAAAACCGGAACACCAGGGCTCTGTAATCCCCCTAGAGAAAGCCAAAGGTCCCATCCTCTTTTTGGTAGGAGACAAAGACCAGATATGCAACAGCCTGTTCTATGCTAGGGAGGCAACGGCCAGGGCAGTAAAGTATGGCAAGAAGCATGTGTACCTGCAATGTTATCCAGGAGCGGGACATCTTCTACAGGATCCAGGTTCCCCTTTTATTCCAGTATTGCAGACTAAATTCTTTCCATTTCCCTTGACCTTGGGTGGGGAGCTCATTGCTCACTGCAAAGCTCAGGAAAGAAGTTGGAAAGAGCTTCAAGAATTCCTTATGATACATCTTAGGTGTCCACGTCGGAATAAATTATGA
- the LOC138786298 gene encoding acyl-coenzyme A amino acid N-acyltransferase 1-like → MVGLSVYPEISLVDEPVKIQAWGLPPEQVITLRAWLKDEKGQIFYSRAFYKADMDGKVDLEKSPATGGDFHGVCPMGLFWALKPAVPFLRLMKRDVMGSPFSVQLEVYHSLVLDALPEESPAATKVIERWYVAPGVQRILIRDGRVRGALFLPPGEGPFPGVIDMFGGVGGLIEFRSSLLASHGFAALALAYFAYDDLPSYLSEVDLKYFEEAAQFLCGHPKVSSDGVGVVAISKGAEMALAMASYLPQVAATVCINGTNAVNGNSLIYGDVLLNGMPYQAEKLLITEYGSLYFTNTMDDPRKPEHQGSVIPLEKARGPILFLVGDKDQNYNSLFFAREAMARAVKYGKKDVYLQCYPGAGHLLEPPGSPFCPVSQSPFFPLPLTWGGELIPHCRAQDTSWKELQEFLSRHIRCSRRNKL, encoded by the exons ATGGTTGGTCTATCGGTTTATCCTGAAATCTCCTTGGTGGATGAACCAGTGAAGATCCAAGCTTGGGGCCTCCCCCCTGAGCAGGTCATCACTCTACGGGCATGGCTGAAGGATGAGAAGGGGCAGATATTTTACTCCAGAGCTTTCTACAAGGCAGATATGGATGGGAAGGTGGATCTGGAGAAATCTCCGGCCACTGGTGGGGACTTCCATGGAGTCTGTCCTATGGGCCTATTCTGGGCTCTGAAGCCAGCTGTTCCATTTCTAAGGCTGATGAAACGTGATGTAATGGGAAGTCCCTTCTCTGTACAACTGGAGGTATATCACTCATTGGTGTTAGATGCACTCCCTGAAGAGTCTCCTGCTGCCACCAAAGTCATTGAAAGATGGTATGTGGCTCCCGGAGTCCAGAGAATACTAATAAGAGATGGACGAGTGCGAGGAGCACTTTTCCTCCCGCCAG GTGAAGGACCCTTTCcaggagtgattgacatgtttgGCGGTGTCGGTGGTCTAATAGAATTTCGTAGTAGCCTCCTGGCCAGCCATGGTTTTGCCGCTCTTGCTTTGGCTTATTTTGCATATGATGATTTGCCTAGTTACCTCAGTGAAGTGGATTTAAAATATTTTGAAGAAGCCGCTCAATTTCTGTGTGGTCATCCAAAA GTGTCAAGTGATGGAGTTGGAGTGGTCGCCATAAGTAAAGGAGCCGAGATGGCTTTGGCCATGGCGTCTTACCTGCCTCAGGTTGCGGCTACAGTATGCATCAATGGAACCAATGCTGTCAATGGCAATAGCCTTATTTATGGGGATGTCCTTCTCAATGGCATGCCCTACCAAGCAGAAAAACTTCTGATCACAGAATATGGGTCTCTCTATTTTACCAATACAATGGATGACCCAAGAAAACCTGAACACCAGGGCTCTGTAATCCCCCTGGAGAAAGCAAGAGGTCCCATCCTCTTTTTGGTGGGAGATAAAGACCAGAATTACAACAGCCTGTTCTTTGCTCGGGAAGCAATGGCCAGGGCAGTAAAGTATGGGAAGAAGGATGTGTACCTGCAATGTTATCCAGGAGCGGGGCATCTTCTAGAGCCTCCAGGTTCACCTTTCTGTCCAGTTTCACAGTCACCGTTCTTCCCACTTCCATTGACTTGGGGTGGGGAGCTCATCCCTCACTGCAGAGCTCAGGACACGAGTTGGAAGGAGCTTCAGGAATTTCTCAGCAGACATATTAGATGCTCTCGACGGAATAAATTATGA
- the LOC138787498 gene encoding acyl-coenzyme A amino acid N-acyltransferase 1-like, with protein sequence MINLKVSPEISLVDEPVKIQVSGLQPCQKITLRAWLKDERGKIFHSQAFYVSDMEGNVDLENSPATGGDYDGVCPMGLFWALKPSVPFLRLIKRDVIGSPFHIHLELYSHLEFNPFPKNPPATTVCIERWYASPGVQRLPIRHGRIRGALFIPPGKGPFPGVIDLFGGVGGLIEFRSSLLASHGFASLALAYFGYDDLPKTLDHVDLKYFEEAVHFLTNHPKVSGAGVGVIGVSKGAEIALAMACFVPQVMATICINGAISVTGQNLSYGNLKVRGIPYQSEKAIITYSGAFECARIYGDPTDPENQESRLPIEKAGSPIMFLVGENDQIYDSVLYGKLGKARAEKYGKKDVYLRCYPGAGHLLEPPGSPLCPVSLNVLSGMPLMWGGELVGHCKAQEVSWRETLNFFRTNIPCSQQNKL encoded by the exons ATGATCAACCTAAAAGTTTCCCCAGAGATCTCTCTGGTAGATGAACCAGTGAAAATCCAAGTTTCCGGTCTTCAGCCATGTCAAAAAATTACCTTAAGAGCTTGGTTAAAAGATGAGAGAGGGAAGATTTTTCATTCCCAAGCCTTCTATGTCAGCGACATGGAGGGAAATGTTGATCTGGAGAATTCGCCTGCCACCGGTGGAGACTATGATGGCGTTTGTCCAATGGGACTCTTTTGGGCTTTAAAGCCATCAGTACCCTTCCTAAGACTCATAAAAAGAGATGTGATTGGAAGTCCTTTCCACATTCACCTGGAACTCTACAGTCACTTGGAATTTAATCCCTTTCCCAAGAATCCTCCTGCTACCACTGTATGTATCGAAAGATGGTACGCGTCTCCTGGGGTTCAGAGGCTGCCGATCAGACACGGCCGAATCCGAGGAGCTTTATTCATTCCTCCAG GTAAAGGCCCTTTCCCGGGTGTAATAGACCTATTTGGTGGTGTCGGAGGTCTTATAGAGTTCCGCAGCAGTCTCTTGGCCAGTCATGGATTTGCTTCTCTTGCTTTGGCATACTTTGGTTATGATGATCTCCCAAAAACTCTGGACCATGTTGATCTTAAATATTTCGAAGAAGCTGTTCACTTTCTTACTAACCATCCAAAG GTGTCcggagctggagtcggagttatCGGGGTCAGTAAAGGGGCTGAGATTGCTCTGGCCATGGCATGTTTTGTGCCCCAAGTTATGGCTACTATCTGTATCAATGGGGCTATTTCGGTAACTGGCCAAAATCTGAGCTATGGTAACCTTAAAGTAAGAGGAATTCCTTATCAATCAGAAAAGGCCATTATAACCTACTCTGGGGCTTTTGAATGTGCCCGCATCTATGGAGATCCAACAGACCCAGAAAACCAGGAGTCTAGGCTTCCAATTGAAAAAGCTGGAAGTCCCATTATGTTTTTAGTGGGGGAAAATGACCAGATTTATGACAGTGTTTTATATGGTAAACTAGGTAAAGCCCGAGCAGAGAAGTATGGTAAGAAGGACGTGTACTTACGGTGTTACCCAGGAGCCGGACACCTTCTGGAACCTCCAGGTTCCCCTTTATGCCCTGTTTCACTAAATGTCCTATCTGGTATGCCTCTAATGTGGGGCGGGGAGCTGGTGGGGCATTGCAAAGCACAGGAAGTCAGCTGGAGGGAAACACTCAACTTTTTCCGCACCAACATACCATGTTCTCAACAGAATAAATTATAA